From Nerophis lumbriciformis linkage group LG11, RoL_Nlum_v2.1, whole genome shotgun sequence, one genomic window encodes:
- the LOC133610312 gene encoding histone H3-like, with the protein MARTKQTARKSTGGKAPRKQLATKAARKSAPATGGVKKPHRYRPGTVALREIRRYQKSTELLIRKLPFQRLVREIAQDFKTDLRFQSSAIMALQESSEAYLVGLFEDTNLCAIHAKRVTIMPKDIQLARRIRGERA; encoded by the coding sequence ATGGCAAGAACCAAGCAGACAGCTCGTAAGTCCACCGGCGGCAAAGCTCCCAGGAAGCAGTTGGCTACCAAAGCTGCCCGCAAGAGCGCCCCGGCCACCGGCGGCGTCAAGAAGCCTCACCGCTACAGACCAGGCACCGTGGCTCTTCGCGAGATCCGCCGCTACCAGAAGTCCACTGAGCTCCTGATCCGAAAGCTTCCGTTCCAGCGACTCGTAAGGGAAATCGCCCAGGACTTTAAGACCGACTTGCGCTTCCAAAGCTCCGCCATCATGGCGCTGCAGGAGTCCAGCGAGGCCTACCTGGTGGGCTTGTTCGAGGACACCAACCTGTGCGCCATCCACGCCAAGAGGGTCACCATCATGCCCAAAGACATCCAGCTGGCACGTCGCATCCGCGGGGAGAGAGCTTGA
- the LOC133610016 gene encoding histone H2A-like yields MSGRGKTTGKARAKAKTRSSRAGLQFPVGRVHRLLRKGNYGERIGAGAPVYLAAVLEYLTAEILELAGNAARDNKKTRIIPRHLQLAVRNDEELNKLLGGVTIAQGGVLPNIQAVLLPKKTEKASKK; encoded by the coding sequence ATGTCTGGACGTGGAAAAACAACCGGCAAGGCCCGCGCTAAGGCCAAGACCAGGTCCTCCCGGGCCGGACTCCAGTTCCCGGTGGGCCGTGTCCACAGGCTGCTCCGCAAGGGCAACTACGGCGAGCGAATCGGCGCCGGTGCCCCGGTGTAtctggcggccgtgctggagtaCCTGACCGCTGAGATCCTGGAGTTGGCTGGGAACGCAGCCCGCGACAACAAGAAGACCAGGATCATCCCCCGTCATCTGCAGCTGGCCGTCCGCAACGACGAGGAACTCAACAAACTCCTGGGAGGTGTCACCATCGCCCAGGGCGGCGTGTTGCCTAACATCCAGGCGGTTCTGCTCCCTAAGAAGACCGAGAAGGCCTCCAAGAAGTAA